gatatcACAACATATATTATAATATTATCTTTAAACAACCATTCAACTAATCTTCCATTTGGATTAATTTGTAATCGTATTATCTTTATTCGACGAAACAGCGtatcgtcgttttttttttaaataacgataCATTAAAGATAACGTGTATGATACCAGTTgatttatgatgaaaaaatcacacagaaaaaagcaaaaaaatgaatcgtttatttacttaacaacccgttccctgtatcgttaTTTGTGTCTAAGCGAttccatttgatgaaaaaacgattAGCATAATCGTTCCTCAATAATCCTAAAACTATTAAGGGaatcttttgggtgtcttgggaagaagataatggggaTCGTTCTTGTAAGATTCTGCTCTATGCGggatgtccttcagaactttaagaagactaactccctggagaccactcccaggaagaggccgcaaactgaagcttacggatcgtcaccatcgcatcattgtcggggaaatcagtcagaatcctaaaatcagtgctccgaaactagcagacagcctgaaaatttttgaaaacatacagcttaatcctcaaacggtacgaaacatacttcatgagaaaaaataccgaggtcgtgttgctctgaagaagccgtttatatctgctaaaaataagaaaaagcggctggaatacaattttcaaaacaaatcacaattaTTATATGTTGGATTTTCAGGTTTCTTAGCAGGAGCAATAAGCAGACAGTTGTTGTTCAGTTGGCAGTTCAAATCGGAAAGACTTTATTCTCCCTATTTTTTACATAGCTCAAATTCCTCATCTAATCTGACAGCTCGAAACGCTAGTTATTTTACCGAAATATGCGATTACTGAAAATGGGTTGACCGAATGCCGAATGCATATTAAATTCAAGTTATAACAACTCCTTCACCTATTCtaagttcaaacaaaaatcatctttataatcataaaccaaatgaaatatttcaatcttttctctagctaatattcatattttgtttctcgaaAGCAATCTCATAAAAGTTGCATTGGAAGTTTATTTAACTCGATAACAATCAAAAAGGAAAACTTAGAAATAATCGAAAGCAGCCATAAAAACTGCATAAGTAAGAAATTCGAAATGAACTTTTATAGTTCGATCCGTTTAGTAATAAACATATTCTTCTTTGCGTCTTCGCTTCAAAATTCTGGATGATCTGCGAATAGGCACTTTTTCTTCCGTACTGGTTTTATGTAAAATCTGTTCTTGAGTCGAGTCTGCATCGTTAAAAATGAAAGATTCTGCTGGAAATCCGTAAAAATCGGAACTCGAGTCCGAAAAATGCAGGGGTTGATCTTCGTCTTCCTCTCTCCTCCTTTTCTTGCAGTTAGTCGTCTCATGATCTTGGCTTTCATGAAAAACCAAATGAATAGCAGCATTTCGTCGAGAATTGGAACCCAGCTTTAATTGTCGCTTATGTGCCAGCACAATTCTTCCACAAAGTAGCACTcgacaatttttgaattatctCCTCCTCCTTCAGTAGATTGATGTTGTTCTCCAAAGCAGATGATTTAGTGAAAGCATTCCTCCAGTCCAAGCAGAAAACGTCAAGCCATGTTCGACCCATCAAGGGCACGAACTCATTAATGCATTGTAGAACTACGATGTAAACCTGCTTCGTCAATCCATTTAATAGCactgaaactttaatttttcctAAGACATTCaacctttttccatcaattactACCAATCTCATGTTGCAAGgatatagtttaaattttttaaaatttctcttgTAAAATTCTTCCGAGATAACACTTTCGCCAGAACCGCAATCAACTTCAAACATCATATTTTTATTCTCCACTTTTGCTTCAATATAACACGGATTGTTTAATTTGTTGACGGCAGATATCATTAAACAAGATACCTCGTCAGAATCGGAGTCAGAATTAAAATCATGGTTTAAATTTAAACGCTTAAATAAACCAGAGTTAGATCCAGAAGATTTTGgagaatcaataaaatttacagAAGTTTTAAAATCCGAACGATAATTAGAATTATGTGATCTAGGACTCCGGCGTTTGAGACGGTAACAAAAATTGATGGTATGACCTTTCTTTTTACAGTAAGAGCATACATAAAGGGGTTTTTTTGAATTATCTCTACTTGAACTTCTCTCTCTGAATCTTACATATCTTTCTCGACTGTTACTTCTGCTACGATTCCGCAATTTAGAGTGAGATTGAGAGTATTGAAAAGGTTTGTCGTCTCTGCGACCCAAACGTGCCACTACACTAAGTCTTGgttcattttgattcaatttacgTAATTTTTCTAACGTTTGTTCATTGTTAAGAAGCATTTTTTCAGCTTTAGCAGAAGTTAAATTTTCTTCGTGAAACATTCGTGTTTGTAATTGTTCGTCAAAAGCTCCAATAACCAACATATCTCGTATGAACCGATCTTTTAAATCCCCAAAATTACACTCCTCAGCTGCTTGTTTGATTGCTAGTATGAAATCAATTGCTTTTTCATCAGAACGCTGACGTCTCGTCCAAAACTCTTTACTCTGCATTACTTCAGAGTCGGTTTTATCATAATATTTCTTTAGTTCATCAATTATTTCATGATAAGTCAGTTGTTTAATATCTCTACCAGGGAAAAGAGCTTTGACACGAGAGTAAACTTCAGTGCCACAGACAgccaaaaatgaagttttaaatttcgGTTCAGGATAATTGTTATGTACAAACAACCACTCAAGCTGTTCTACATACTGGCTGAAAGGAATGCTTCCTGGTATAAACTGCTCAGTAGTAGTTGACAGCGCCATTTCTCaataaacacgaaaaaaaaactgtaaaatttcaaCCACAATAAGAATGaactcaaaatatattttttaaattttcaataccacaaaaataaaattatataaattaaacGTAGTATCACAATCGTTTgtcaatataaaataaaataaatttttaaaatcccaattgtcaaaaaaaacaaataaataaataaaaagtgatTCGAAATATTTATGAGATATcgcaaaaatgtttgaaaaataaaataaaataaattaaacgaaataaacaaaaaataatacacacaaaaaaacaaacaaacacaaaaaaataaaaaaaatgaaaaataaaataattagttaaaaaaaataaattaaatgataactgaatcgtcagaaaataaaaataaataaaataaaaaattaaattcagaaatgttcacttgttttgaaaaataaacatacctGTTGACTGCAGCACCAAAATGAAATCCAGCAACTAGTCGTTTGATGCAAAAGGTGATTCTAAAACAGCCGTAGCCAAACCAAATTGACTATAAATCACCACCGATGTGCAAATAAAATAGTTCGTGCAACACAAGCACCACAGTTGCTGAACtgtagaaaaggaaaaaaaatactcagGTACCACACGAGGCTGGAAATATGGCAACTATTGTCACTGTATATCCGATCgagaaaatttctttaaaaaaaaagcaaattttacaTTCACAGTTCTTTTTAGATTCTCCGTAACTTTATGATTCACTTCGatatagttctttttttttaaccacgATAAACCAGCCAATAACGTAGGAATGCTTAATAGAACACACATAAAAtgtgaaacaaaaaccacccgcCACGTCAAACAAAATGGCGTTTCACTTGcgaaaaacgtgtttttttttctataggacgttaatttaaagttttcatacgTGAAATCGTTTCCGAACCAGATAATAAAACTCTGCCACTGTTTTCAACTCAACCCAGAAGAGATAAATtggctttttaacgttttactgCAATTAACAGCAAATaacgaaaatcacaaaaaaaaaacttccgttTCATCAACGGCCgtctacagtgaaaaaaaaaccaatcctaTCCAACtttttctcacttcaacaaCAGATGAAACCACACCAAAACGATGTATTACCGAAGATTCAGGCAGAAAACACAATCCGCAAAAAGAAAACGTGCTTCAATCCTCGTCGCCACTATTATATGTTGGATTTTCAGGTTTCTTAGCAGGAGCAATAAGCAGACAGTTGTTGTTCAGTTGGCAGTTCAAATCGGAAAGACTTTATTCTCCCTATTTTTTACATAGCTCAAATTCCTCATCTAATCTGACAGCTCGAAACGCTAGTTATTTTACCGAAATATGCGATTACTGAAAATGGGTTTATCTTGATTGACCGAATGCCGAATGCATATTAAATTCAAGTTATAAcaacaatgaaagtttcaaatcaatgatatttttgataaatcattgataaatttttcaaaatgatgttccttatctTGGACTaggaatttgcttcaaaataatttctaagcagtccagttttcaaaaagaaaataaagatttcccaaacacagattaaaaaaaaattaattcttaaatAAACGCCCGAGGTAATAAATTAACCATGATAAATTGTTAGTAAAATaggtaaaatgataaaaacccatttgaaaattaaaataaaatataaagataaaaaatataagttttttttaacatttcagaaaaaaaaatttcaataaacacgCCTTACCATTAATTACCTTAttaatagaatttaattgataactcaagaaacagcattttggtgtttatgttttatttaatgGTTGATTGAGTAGATTtgagcgtcctgaactcgaatcttttgtcaaatttgaaccatcacatttagttttgattatatggagttttgaaaaatgtcaattttaagtgaagtcagtcattgataactgattactATCAAACCTGCATTTATGaggaaatctgattctgattaaGAATACTTCgatcaattaaggaataatattttgatgatgcatgatctaaaaaagtaaaattcaacagtgattaaaaatttggaaagacaTGTATTTTTTGTTAGACAGGGAGCCAAGGGCGTCGAACCGGAACGCCAAGTGGAGGTCTTTGGGCTGGAGGCACTGGGAGGCGTCAGGTCTCAGGAGAAGCGTCGAGGCGGAGAGTTTCGATTCGCTGCGAAGGGCCGTGCGAGCCGTGAGAAACGGCATCGGTGGCAAGAAGGGTGTCGGGCCAGACGGAAGTTTGTCTTCGAGCGATCCACAGGAAGGTTGTCATCGAGTGGGCCGAAGGATGGTCGTCGAGCGAAGAAGAAACTTGTATTTCGTGAAAAGCCATTCTGAAAGTTCCTTGCTGGTCACTGTAAACCATCacgaaaattgtcaacattaacgagcctatagtaaacaaagagacgaaatgtcacgattggaattttttattttctgtcagtgtcattccaatcgagcaaaaccaagcaatcttaaaggcagccctacagcagggttgcaagctcaatatttcaaaagggatcagattgcgcctctttgtttactatagtttctttagTCAACATATGTGGCATCGCCGCCTCGGCCACCGTAACATGGAGGACATCCATGCAATAGAACGTTGCGAGTTAGGAAAGGAACTGAAGATTTCTGGCTGCGGTTTCAATCGGTGTGCACGACCTGTTGTGAAGGTAAGCTTTCAAGACTCCCGTTTCCTAAAAGATCAGAAACTGAatgccaacatttttgacattactgcagaaagttgaaaaaaaaacttgatttcattcacaatttttttggaACTTGCGAAACgattacccaagcaaccagaattctcttaaaaaggttccatagaagcttaatcagctctcgtttgtgtctgaagagaatgctgatcagcccaaaatttaagttcttaaagctacatccaagttcgtttaggtggctgtagagaacgctattcagcttctaagagaatgtcaaaaaacttctacgcggcgaaaaaaaaatccgattgacagattgctctgacaaccagatgtcagattcttaggttgccggtctatcatggtctatctcattggttttaattatattgttttgatcacaaaagctgcttacgccTAGAGAACTGAActgctgctctctaggttgcaaagaaactcaccagcctctcgaccaacccagcaatagttcattgccactgtaataattagtatttgaacttaatgtcatttgagatgattgaataggttggtcaatagattgtaccttatttcgtttaaaggactttcagtgcacaatatgaataataacaaaaattcgcatcatcaaaaatttattcaaatatcctAACATTCatgagaaaaattcgaaaaaatcttgaattccatttgtaaatatcagtatataaacaaaacaaataccatgacaagaaattgacagacatttttgacatgtcgcttagaattcccattaTGGTagtttaaaacaccttcaagtatcttaatggtgcgttttagaatgttacacgaacgttatcgaccttcttgaaagaagtttcattaaaagcgcttagaagttccgttatcgatagttcaacctttcaaagggcgatggaagttcctgagtaacttttacgctacaagagtcacctgaagttcccgtaaaacattttttcagccaaatgtgaacttcggagttccaccAAAAGCTGAtataaaaattgcatatttacaTTCAGGGCACTTAAATAAGTCAAATTtacgttttaaattcattgcagcttgaaaaatgtaaattttgtggacttctgtaatttttcaaaactttttcaaatgtgatgttgagtatttacaaaaacaataaaaacaaaataaaatttagacggaaatttgtttcttgaagaatacttcatatcaacataacatttttgatgacataaatgatttttttttcaataaaaattttcagtaataggatattagattttagatttgtttAGCAAATTCTGATTGtcgatgtataaaattagtattcgatttattaattttgagataatggttcgtttcaaactctattcttgtttagttacacttcttaataataaaaaaggggGGGTTAACCCCTGTCTTgctgtcttgttttttttatagaattgtAATTTAGTCAATGGAAATGAATcttatgatataaaatttactttCTCCGTTTTCTATATAATTAGATCTCCTTCAGGTAATAGTAATGGGTTTATTGGTTTGATACACACTTTTTTCTCACAGTCATAGCATAATCaattattcatatatttttataacaGCTTGAATACaccgtttattttaatttatatttatcaggctatatttttatttaatgttgattatattccatatttatacattgtatttcatatttatcatatttatatttatcatgTTGCTTATTTATTAAATGATTATTTGCTTATTCCATTGAATTTTATATATACCAGATAAAATGTATCTGGACTAGtatttttacttacttttaCTTTATTATACTAGGTAGTATTTTAGGGCTTTAGGTTATTCGGGTCTATAATGCTTATCGATTGTTGTTTGAATAAGTTTTAGCGTGCTGTAAAGAAACGCCTGGATTTAGACTATTTGTTATAGTCGATGATTGTATATTAAACGTCTGTTTTGGCTTCCAGTTAAACCCTGGTGTTAATTAACTCGTATGATCCGAtccgtattcaaaattctaatgcaataaaaataaatctgtagaaatttttcaacttattcaaaatacaaaataatctTCTGAACTTACAATATATAGACTGttcaaaactttacaaaaacagATTCACATAGTTTCAATAAGTAAAAtatgttcgttaaaaaaatcgattttttaggaaaatataactgaaaatttGCTTCCTAAAGCTGCAagcaaaactataaattttcgttcACCATTTTTGAATAACccttctgtgtttttttttgtaaataggtTTATCAAGTTTTCTAAATACTATTTATTGATTGATGAAAATTACGATACCGTTTACAAATAAGCGTATGACTTTCGTTAAGATAAGAAAAACTCCAAATGAAGAAAGATTTTTggcttgaaattattttcgtagaTAGGAATATACAAAATAAAGCACACCTAGATTATGAAGTTGAAAAATACCAATTTTTATggtaaaatatctattttaagTAAAACAAACTCAAGACTCAAAATCGTACAAGAAATAATCGCATGAACACTTTATTTATTGTTCCAAAACTTAGCTTAAACTTAAATACAGCTTAAACATCTTGAATGCACTTAACGTACACTAGTGACAGCTTCTTTCCGAGCAGCATCCTGCAGCAGCTGAGTGTCTACTTCGTCACCGGGTAGCTGCACGTACCGCACAACCGAACCTCGAATGAAGCAGTTCTTCACCGAAAGCATGTGAGGATATTTCTCCGGGTCCGTCACGCTTATATCGGTGAGCTTGATGTTCAGATATTGGTCCACGGAATGTAGGGTGCCACAAATGCTGCAAGAGAAAACAGATGATCGATCATTTTTAGAATGTTAGCTTCAAGAATATCTCAccttaaatcatttttcaactCCACAACCACATCTTTGCCGACTAGCGATTTAAAGAAAGAATAGAAcagctaaaaaaatataattaaagcaAGAATTCTTCAAGGTTATATTATGAATTaccatttttaagaattttaattttaatttttaaatagccGGCTCCTCTAAACGACTGTGTTGCGTTaatttacaaacattacaaacgTCACTTTTAATTGCGAGCGAGTTTATACGCCAGTTCAACCCTGCATAAAAATATCTGCGTGTGCATGAACATCTCGTTGCATTTCAGATCGTTTCATTCTGAACTGGTCGATTTGTGGAGAGATTTCCAGATGTTCCAAAGGTACTTCCGCTATCGCTTTGAAGATGGCACTGCTGATGCGTATTATTTTACATGGTGCCAGCGTGCCTACAGTTACGGGTGGTTGCataatgaggaaaagtaggcaaggggtaccaaaagtttctctttggtggggggtggagacggagcgctttttgacagcgaattgttcgcttACCACACGgaaaatttagattattcagagactgaatAATTTAGGTTCAGCGGTCGCACCATGtttgaagatgaaaacaactgagttggaatccatcaaaattctgagttgttttcatctgttGACTTTCAAAGCCTGGAACTTAGCGAAGACGCATACGTTTTCGAACAAaacagatgaaaacaactcagaaagTTCCGAAAACCAGTGTTGATTGTTGGGATGCGATGGTCGGAAACAGTTGACGAATTTATCAAGGTGAGTACAACTTTTAATTACATTTACTATTGGGCTAGAAATTAAGTGGTGTCACAAggataaatacaaaatttaacaagttTATCTTTTCTTCCAGCAATCTCCACGGAAGCCATCATTCACAACTGTAAGtataattttctttgattttgaagtGTTAATCATTTTCACCGAAtggtgttttctttttttcttgtcttttcaGATCAGCTCAAAAAAGACAAAGTGTGCTGGCGGGTGAGGGTGCCAAGTGAGACAGCACGTAGTTCCACCAGCTGGATGCAGTCAAACGGCCCGGTGGCACTAATTTTTTTGTGGTAAAAACAACCGGATAAAAATGCAGGCATCCATCTTCTAAATACACCTTATAATcgtctttttctttttgaaatcaaaaattcaattccaaccactttgaaatttaaaaaaattttgattttttttcattcagtcgaTCCATGAACAAGCCTAAACCACCCTGAaccaaaacaactcagaattcgcgAAATCCCctataattaatttttgagttttgccgCTCcagtcaaaatttgagttttcctagttttggcgcattttgaattgatttccttcaaatctgagtcaaaGAGAATTAGAGtgcatgcctacgattacgattgcctgtcacaagatggacgattccgtgtattggTAGACGGACACACTCGAAGCTGTACACTAGGGTGTctcaaaattgcaaaacttctgggaatctgggggctcaccctccaaatggtagattatgatgtgcagaacaaacttttgtatggggccgactaaaaaaaatcatgtttagaggttccgcaagcgcgatctttaaaaaaaagtccactttcaaacgatttgattttaaataaattctgggtccaaaaatgttcataaaatttatatattttatattttttttaattttgtttgagttaaaaactacacgtaaaaaatacaaaatgaaccgaatttgtaacaaaatgtaaaactagcaagttattttcaagaaaaaaaaattttttggtccaaaatttttgaattcaactgaccaaaatatgtaccaagcgtagaatatttttgataccaatgccatcaaaagatgcggatttttgtgcacttaaacttggctgaacaaaacatgtggtttgtatcaacgtgtgaacatgctattcacgatttaatgcttaacaaaaatcccaatttaggatattttttatttaatttatcaaatttgtcttaataaatacctactttaaaatcgaaatacttgcaaaaaaaagactttgatggttaaaaggagtcatcagaaggccatatgccgaatttgagcagcatcggacaacaggaagggactgcactgaatctcaagtgtgaaagtgattctgagacatagtgttctaaagaagcataaaaaactggtttttcatcatacatttttgtctttaccaatccattgcttgattatgaaggttttattaaaatttaaattaagactaacatttcacttgaagactgcaactcgattcgacttaaaacaaaaaagttatggctgttccaagattgtatttttttggcaaattgtcgtttaacacacaatgagtactttttactcattgcgttttacaggacaatttgtaaccaaaatacaatctttgaacagacataacttttttgttttaagtccaatcgagttgcagtcttcaggtgaaatgttagtcttaattgaaattttaataaaacttacataatcaagcaatcgattggtaaaaacaaaaatgtatgatgaaaaaccagttttttatgcttctttagaacactatgtctcagaatccctttcacacttgagattcagtgcaaccccttcctgttgtccgattctgctcaaattcggcatatggccttccgATGACTcatttaaaccatcaaagtcttttttgcaagtattttgattttaaagtaggtatttattaagacaaatttgataaattaaataaaaaatatcctaaattgggatttttgttaagcattaaatcgtgaatagctgttcacacgttgatacaaaccacatgttttgttcagccaagtttaagtgcacaaaaatccgcatcttttgatggcattggtatcaaaaatattctacgcttggtacatattttggtcagttgaattcaaaaattttggaccaaaaaaatttttttttttttaaatagtttgctagttttacattttggtacaaattcggttcattttgtattttttgcgtgtagtttttaactcaaacaaaattaaaaaaatataaaatatataaattttatgaaaatttttggacccagaatttatttaaaatcaaatcttttgaaagtggacttttttttaaagatcgcgcttgcggaacctctaaacat
This sequence is a window from Uranotaenia lowii strain MFRU-FL chromosome 3, ASM2978415v1, whole genome shotgun sequence. Protein-coding genes within it:
- the LOC129757397 gene encoding U6 snRNA-associated Sm-like protein LSm2, which encodes MLFYSFFKSLVGKDVVVELKNDLSICGTLHSVDQYLNIKLTDISVTDPEKYPHMLSVKNCFIRGSVVRYVQLPGDEVDTQLLQDAARKEAVTSVR